One region of Olleya sp. Hel_I_94 genomic DNA includes:
- a CDS encoding DUF4836 family protein, with amino-acid sequence MKKIIFVLLIVLLFASCSKKIEESYFVPKDAIGVMYVNLKSLSEKSKDLDFNQLNINTLIEDKAPKEIKRFVQELLSKDNLDKTFRKEYILGFGTFKRLSGVGGLILPIKDAASFEAFIQPMIDEVPNLEKETNVGKDQEFTIYANKEIAIGWNGKTALIIGANNYAAAELKDLTTLKRENCILATNYFDAFFDTKQDMGLHITSTPLGDAFDGLLNTFAGLDVNLENNNLSYYGSFEQDHIYTKTNLKLNDDFKSLIGYKKWMSTSYDKSMLNALPDNPLLFAKLSIDPENLYEHILSLQDNKTLPIQAREELRKNIKNSNNETEKELGMDVKSFSKIFDGSLMFAMTEGKTIKDTIYDYNYFTDEETYEVVDKKTPNMYGTVALKDKNKFDQFFNIVKKKGAQIETLNSNYFKIDGSTFMVITEDYIFFTNDQSKADEISSNGKLANNLSDFKHKDKLSHSVYLYTKGNIAELSNDFTKSLGNMYNPYSSYNRYGNDTAMDEISEKSSEIYTKYYGENHYFIDTDGGESFTYTKGNKNSLIQTILYGDEVAKTMSTIYENNNKDEDEDEIEIEETVIESIESN; translated from the coding sequence ATGAAAAAAATTATCTTTGTATTACTTATCGTATTATTATTTGCTAGTTGTAGTAAAAAAATTGAAGAATCATACTTTGTACCAAAAGACGCTATTGGTGTTATGTATGTTAATTTAAAATCGCTTTCAGAAAAAAGTAAAGATTTAGACTTTAATCAATTAAACATTAATACACTTATTGAAGATAAAGCACCCAAAGAGATTAAGCGTTTTGTGCAAGAGTTACTATCAAAAGATAATTTAGATAAAACCTTTAGAAAAGAATATATTTTAGGCTTTGGTACGTTTAAAAGACTATCTGGTGTTGGTGGATTAATATTACCTATTAAGGATGCAGCGTCTTTTGAAGCCTTTATACAACCAATGATTGATGAAGTTCCTAATTTAGAAAAAGAAACTAATGTTGGTAAAGATCAAGAATTTACTATTTACGCAAACAAAGAAATTGCAATTGGATGGAATGGTAAAACTGCATTAATTATTGGTGCAAATAATTATGCTGCTGCAGAATTAAAGGACCTTACCACATTAAAAAGAGAAAATTGCATATTAGCAACCAACTATTTTGATGCCTTTTTTGACACTAAACAAGACATGGGTTTACACATAACCTCTACTCCATTAGGAGATGCATTTGATGGATTACTAAATACTTTTGCAGGTTTGGATGTTAATCTAGAAAACAACAACCTATCTTATTATGGTAGCTTTGAGCAAGACCACATATACACTAAAACCAATTTAAAATTAAATGATGATTTTAAATCATTAATTGGTTATAAAAAATGGATGTCTACGTCCTACGATAAGTCTATGCTTAATGCATTGCCTGATAACCCATTGTTATTTGCAAAATTATCTATTGATCCTGAAAACTTATACGAGCATATTTTAAGTCTACAAGACAACAAAACTTTACCTATCCAAGCTAGAGAAGAATTAAGAAAAAACATAAAAAATTCTAATAACGAAACAGAAAAAGAACTAGGCATGGACGTTAAATCTTTTTCTAAAATATTTGATGGATCATTAATGTTTGCCATGACAGAAGGTAAAACAATAAAAGATACTATTTATGATTATAATTATTTTACTGACGAAGAAACCTATGAAGTAGTAGATAAAAAAACACCTAACATGTATGGTACAGTAGCCCTGAAAGATAAAAATAAATTTGACCAGTTTTTTAATATTGTAAAAAAGAAAGGTGCACAAATAGAAACCTTAAACTCCAATTATTTTAAAATAGACGGTAGTACTTTTATGGTTATTACAGAAGATTACATCTTTTTTACAAACGATCAAAGTAAAGCTGATGAAATAAGTAGTAACGGAAAACTTGCCAACAATTTAAGCGACTTTAAACATAAAGATAAATTATCACACAGCGTTTACCTTTACACAAAAGGAAATATTGCAGAACTTAGCAATGACTTTACAAAAAGTTTAGGCAATATGTACAATCCTTATAGTAGTTACAATAGATATGGAAACGATACAGCTATGGATGAAATTTCAGAAAAAAGCAGTGAGATTTACACTAAATATTATGGCGAAAACCATTATTTTATTGACACAGATGGAGGCGAATCTTTTACTTATACTAAAGGAAACAAAAACTCATTAATACAGACCATTTTATATGGTGACGAAGTAGCAAAAACTATGAGTACTATATATGAAAACAATAATAAAGATGAGGATGAGGATGAAATAGAAATTGAAGAAACCGTTATAGAATCTATAGAATCAAACTAG
- a CDS encoding ATP-binding cassette domain-containing protein, translated as MQVNIQSIVPDYFTPASSEVWSKNFEFQPNSKYLVKAVSGSGKSSLFNFMYGLNNRYSGSILFNDTSISSFTDTDWTTIRKQQIAIVFQGLKLFPELTALENIQLKNTLTNHKTETEILEMMSQLEVDQLAHKKAETLSYGQQQRIAIIRALCQPFKLLLLDEPFSHIDEAQIANAITLVNKEVATNKATLIIASLGDTYNIDYTKTILL; from the coding sequence GTGCAAGTCAATATACAATCCATAGTACCAGATTATTTTACTCCAGCTTCGTCAGAAGTCTGGAGTAAAAATTTTGAGTTTCAACCTAATTCTAAATACTTGGTTAAAGCTGTGTCAGGAAGCGGAAAAAGCTCGTTATTTAATTTTATGTACGGTTTAAATAATAGATACTCTGGCTCTATTTTGTTTAACGACACCTCAATTTCGTCATTCACAGATACTGATTGGACAACTATTAGAAAGCAACAAATCGCTATTGTATTTCAGGGATTAAAATTGTTTCCAGAACTGACTGCTTTAGAAAATATTCAGTTAAAAAACACTCTTACAAATCATAAAACTGAGACTGAAATCTTAGAGATGATGTCACAATTAGAGGTCGACCAATTAGCACATAAAAAAGCTGAAACCCTGTCTTACGGTCAACAACAACGTATTGCTATTATCAGAGCATTGTGCCAACCTTTTAAATTGTTACTACTTGACGAACCCTTTAGCCATATTGATGAGGCTCAAATTGCAAATGCCATCACGCTTGTAAATAAAGAAGTTGCCACTAACAAAGCAACCTTAATAATTGCTAGTTTAGGAGACACATATAATATTGACTACACTAAAACAATATTATTATGA
- the typA gene encoding translational GTPase TypA — protein MANIKNIAIIAHVDHGKTTLVDKIMYHCQLFRENENTGDLILDNNDLERERGITITSKNVSVIYKDTKINIIDTPGHADFGGEVERVLNMADGVVLLVDAFEGPMPQTRFVLQKAIDLGLKPCVVVNKVDKENCTPDEVHEKVFDLMFELGAEEWQLDFPTVYGSAKNNWMSDDWRKETTNVEPLLDMVVEHVPTPVFPEGTTQMLITSLDFSSFTGRIAIGRLQRGELKEGQQISLVKRDGSITKSRVKELFIFEGLGRKRVDSVQTGDICAVVGIEGFEIGDTIADIENPEGLKSIAIDEPTMSMLFTINDSPFFGKDGKYVTSRHIKDRLEKELEKNLALRLGETGSADKFMVFGRGVLHLSVLIETMRREGYELQIGQPQVIIKEIDGVKCEPVEELTIDLPESVSGKAVEFVTLRKGELLSMETKGDRMICEFLIPSRGIIGLRNQLLTATAGEAIMAHRFKEYQPLRGAIPGRISGSLISMENGKAIPYSIDKLQDRGKFFVEPGEDIYEGQVIGENSRQDDMAVNITKAKKQSNVRSSGADDKAKIVPAIKFSLEEALEYIQKDEYVEVTPNHIRLRKIYLTENDRKRNKIA, from the coding sequence ATGGCTAATATTAAAAACATTGCAATTATTGCACACGTTGACCACGGAAAAACGACGCTGGTTGATAAAATCATGTACCATTGTCAACTGTTTCGTGAAAACGAAAACACAGGAGACTTAATTTTAGATAATAACGATTTAGAACGTGAACGTGGAATTACGATTACATCTAAAAACGTATCAGTTATTTATAAGGATACTAAAATTAACATCATTGATACACCTGGTCACGCCGATTTTGGAGGAGAAGTAGAGCGTGTATTAAACATGGCAGATGGTGTTGTGTTATTAGTTGATGCTTTTGAAGGTCCTATGCCTCAAACGCGTTTTGTATTACAAAAAGCGATTGACTTAGGGTTAAAGCCTTGTGTGGTTGTAAACAAAGTTGATAAAGAAAACTGTACTCCAGATGAAGTACATGAAAAAGTTTTTGATTTAATGTTCGAGTTAGGAGCAGAAGAGTGGCAATTGGATTTTCCAACAGTTTACGGTTCGGCTAAAAATAACTGGATGAGTGATGATTGGAGAAAAGAAACAACTAACGTTGAGCCTTTATTAGATATGGTTGTGGAGCATGTACCTACACCAGTTTTTCCAGAAGGAACAACACAAATGTTAATTACATCTTTAGACTTTTCTTCTTTTACAGGTCGTATCGCGATTGGTAGATTACAAAGAGGAGAATTAAAAGAAGGTCAACAAATATCTTTAGTTAAAAGAGATGGTTCTATAACTAAAAGTAGAGTAAAAGAACTTTTTATATTTGAAGGTTTAGGACGTAAACGTGTTGATAGCGTACAAACAGGAGATATTTGTGCTGTTGTTGGTATTGAAGGTTTTGAAATTGGAGATACTATTGCAGATATCGAAAATCCAGAAGGTTTAAAATCAATTGCTATTGATGAGCCTACAATGAGTATGTTATTTACAATTAACGATTCTCCATTTTTTGGTAAAGACGGTAAATACGTAACATCTAGACACATTAAAGATCGTTTAGAAAAAGAATTAGAAAAAAACTTAGCACTTAGATTAGGTGAAACTGGTAGTGCAGATAAATTTATGGTTTTTGGACGTGGTGTATTACACTTATCAGTTTTAATTGAAACTATGCGTCGTGAAGGTTATGAGTTACAAATTGGACAACCACAAGTTATCATTAAAGAAATTGATGGTGTTAAATGTGAGCCAGTTGAAGAGTTAACTATTGACCTTCCTGAAAGTGTATCAGGTAAAGCTGTAGAGTTTGTAACTTTACGTAAAGGTGAATTGTTAAGTATGGAAACAAAAGGAGATCGTATGATTTGCGAATTCTTAATTCCTTCTCGTGGTATTATTGGTTTACGTAACCAATTATTAACTGCAACTGCAGGTGAAGCTATTATGGCACACCGTTTTAAAGAATACCAACCATTAAGAGGTGCTATTCCTGGACGTATTTCAGGATCTTTAATCTCTATGGAAAATGGTAAAGCAATACCTTACTCTATCGATAAATTACAAGATAGAGGTAAGTTTTTTGTTGAGCCAGGAGAAGATATTTACGAAGGTCAAGTAATTGGTGAGAACTCTCGTCAAGATGATATGGCTGTAAATATTACTAAAGCTAAAAAGCAAAGTAACGTACGTAGTTCTGGAGCAGATGATAAAGCTAAGATTGTACCAGCTATCAAATTCTCGTTAGAAGAAGCTTTAGAATATATCCAAAAAGATGAGTATGTAGAGGTTACACCAAACCATATTCGTTTACGTAAGATCTATTTGACAGAAAACGATCGTAAGAGAAATAAGATTGCTTAA
- a CDS encoding FtsX-like permease family protein: MIDQLLKKQVHKSQLLFFALSSSLGLGILLIVVQLLVDTQSIFNSKNDLLGNQNLIIYKDLGRDNAFTSNEITELNAQPFINKTGGFTHGTYRVLASVTFPNHAGISTEMFLEAVSDEFIDITNEDWKWQPGDKEVPIIIPKNYINLYNFGYATSSGLPQVNEKIIRQVPIDLTLSGTHKTENYRAYILDASEKINSILVPESFLNYTNKKLSPLKANKISRIILDVINPSDPKLLEFLASKKYNYLSNDIQNSKLSYVLKLILSIVLGIGLLITILSIYLVITNINLLILKNKQTITQLHFLGYSKVQIAKVYHAIAFKILAISIIIALTLSIICKYIFSPYLSVLQVQPNITSIIYSVILSVLIFISLALYYRKHTNSKIKQMLRPNTSLLSSEN; encoded by the coding sequence ATGATTGATCAACTTTTAAAAAAACAGGTCCATAAATCACAGCTATTATTTTTTGCGCTAAGCTCTAGTTTAGGATTAGGTATTTTATTAATTGTAGTTCAATTATTAGTTGACACACAATCCATCTTTAATTCTAAAAACGACTTATTAGGCAACCAAAATTTAATAATATATAAGGACTTAGGACGTGATAATGCTTTTACATCTAATGAAATTACTGAGTTAAACGCTCAACCTTTTATTAATAAAACAGGTGGTTTTACACATGGTACTTATCGTGTTTTGGCTAGTGTTACGTTTCCTAATCATGCAGGAATATCAACCGAAATGTTTTTAGAGGCTGTGTCTGATGAGTTTATTGACATTACCAATGAAGACTGGAAATGGCAACCAGGAGATAAAGAAGTGCCAATAATTATTCCTAAAAACTATATTAATTTATATAATTTTGGATATGCAACTAGCTCTGGATTACCACAAGTTAACGAGAAAATAATAAGACAAGTCCCTATAGACTTAACGTTATCCGGAACACATAAAACAGAAAATTATCGTGCGTATATTTTAGATGCTTCAGAAAAAATAAATTCTATATTAGTCCCAGAATCCTTTTTAAACTATACCAACAAAAAATTAAGTCCTTTAAAGGCAAATAAAATATCACGTATTATACTTGATGTTATTAATCCATCTGACCCTAAATTATTAGAATTTTTAGCTTCAAAAAAATACAATTACTTATCCAACGACATTCAAAACTCTAAACTTAGCTATGTTTTAAAACTAATACTTAGTATTGTATTAGGTATTGGCTTATTAATTACCATTCTGTCTATCTATCTTGTTATTACTAACATTAATTTACTTATTCTAAAAAATAAGCAAACCATAACACAACTTCATTTTTTAGGATACTCTAAAGTACAAATAGCAAAAGTATATCATGCTATTGCTTTTAAAATTTTAGCTATTTCAATTATTATAGCACTAACCCTTAGTATTATTTGTAAGTATATATTTTCGCCATATTTAAGTGTTTTACAAGTACAACCAAATATAACTTCTATAATTTATTCTGTAATATTAAGCGTATTGATTTTTATTAGCTTAGCCCTGTATTATCGTAAACATACTAATAGTAAAATCAAACAAATGTTAAGACCTAATACAAGTCTACTATCTTCTGAAAATTAA
- a CDS encoding DUF1801 domain-containing protein encodes MNPAAHYILKQPEPYRSILLHLQVIIEHAIINFELKYKWSIPFYYVNGMPFCYLNASHKKQFVDLVFVKGNQLTVFKTHHVIENRKKMISLRYKSLDKIDDTVINAVLQEALTLQ; translated from the coding sequence GTGAATCCTGCAGCGCATTATATTTTAAAACAACCGGAACCCTATCGTTCTATATTATTGCATTTGCAAGTTATTATTGAGCATGCAATAATCAACTTTGAATTAAAGTACAAATGGAGCATTCCGTTTTATTACGTAAACGGAATGCCATTTTGTTATTTAAATGCAAGTCATAAAAAACAATTTGTTGATTTGGTTTTTGTTAAAGGCAATCAATTAACTGTTTTTAAGACACATCATGTTATTGAAAACAGGAAAAAAATGATATCATTAAGATACAAGTCTTTGGACAAAATAGATGATACCGTAATTAATGCTGTATTGCAAGAAGCTTTAACGTTGCAATAG
- a CDS encoding DegT/DnrJ/EryC1/StrS family aminotransferase: MIKFLDLPKINARFETQFKHQFDSFLSTGQYILGDGVNTFETNYAAFCGTKHCIGVSNGFDALVLIFKGYMELGILNKGDQVIVPANTFIASILALLEVGLEPILVEPNPITFNIESKDIQKSLSHKTKAILVVHLYGQLSDMEAIKSLANQKQLLVIEDAAQAHGALHKRLSTKAGNLGDAAAFSFYPSKNLGALGDAGAITTNNSQLADMIFKLRNYGTSTKYENEVLGVNNRMDEIQALFLDIKLKALENDNSHRQSIAKQYISKINNNKIKLPFYDGTKNHVFHLFVILVDNREQFLDYLKVNNIEAAVHYPIPPHKQIALQRFNHLKFPITEKIHETCVSLPISPIMTSLEVDTVIEKLNNY; encoded by the coding sequence ATGATTAAGTTTTTAGACCTACCAAAAATAAACGCAAGATTTGAGACCCAATTTAAACACCAATTTGATTCGTTTTTAAGTACAGGTCAATACATATTAGGCGATGGTGTTAATACCTTTGAAACTAACTATGCAGCCTTTTGCGGAACTAAACATTGTATTGGTGTTAGCAATGGTTTTGACGCCTTAGTATTAATTTTTAAAGGATATATGGAGCTTGGTATATTAAATAAAGGAGACCAAGTTATTGTGCCTGCTAATACATTTATTGCTTCCATTTTGGCTTTGTTAGAAGTTGGGTTGGAACCAATCTTGGTGGAGCCTAATCCAATTACCTTTAATATTGAATCTAAAGACATACAAAAAAGTTTATCCCATAAAACTAAAGCTATTTTAGTAGTGCATTTATATGGTCAGCTTAGTGATATGGAAGCCATAAAAAGTTTAGCAAATCAAAAACAATTATTAGTTATTGAGGATGCAGCACAGGCACATGGAGCTTTACATAAAAGGTTAAGTACAAAAGCAGGAAATTTAGGAGATGCTGCAGCGTTTAGTTTTTATCCAAGTAAAAACTTAGGGGCTTTAGGAGATGCAGGTGCAATTACCACCAATAATAGCCAATTAGCTGACATGATTTTTAAATTAAGAAATTATGGTACTAGCACTAAATATGAAAATGAAGTACTAGGTGTTAATAACAGAATGGACGAAATACAGGCTTTGTTTTTGGATATAAAGCTTAAAGCGCTAGAAAATGATAATAGCCATAGGCAATCAATAGCTAAACAATATATATCCAAAATCAACAATAATAAAATAAAACTGCCTTTTTATGATGGTACTAAAAACCATGTATTTCATTTATTTGTGATTTTAGTGGATAATAGAGAACAGTTTTTAGACTATTTAAAAGTAAATAATATAGAAGCAGCAGTACATTATCCTATTCCGCCACATAAACAAATTGCGCTTCAACGATTTAACCATTTAAAATTTCCAATAACAGAAAAAATTCACGAAACTTGTGTAAGCTTACCTATTAGTCCAATAATGACTAGTTTAGAGGTAGATACAGTGATTGAAAAATTGAATAATTACTAA
- the kdsA gene encoding 3-deoxy-8-phosphooctulonate synthase — translation MTLQDIPKIKHTASNNFFLLCGPCAIEGEEMAYRIAEKVVTITNKLEIPYVFKGSFKKANRSRIDSFTGIGDEKALEILAKVSEKFDIPTVTDIHEVSDAAKAAQYVDVLQIPAFLVRQTDLVVAAAKTGKVVNLKKGQFMSPEAMKHAVQKVKDAGSDKAWITDRGTMFGYQDMIVDFRGIPTMRQYAPTVLDVTHSLQQPNQTAGVTGGRPDMIETIARAGIVNNVDGLFIETHFDPANAKSDGANMLHLDNLEALLTNLTAIRKTINSL, via the coding sequence ATGACACTTCAAGATATCCCTAAAATTAAACATACAGCTAGCAACAACTTTTTTTTACTTTGTGGTCCTTGTGCTATTGAAGGCGAAGAGATGGCTTATAGAATTGCCGAAAAAGTTGTTACTATTACTAATAAGTTAGAAATACCCTACGTATTTAAAGGTAGTTTTAAAAAAGCTAACAGAAGTAGGATTGACAGTTTTACAGGTATTGGTGACGAAAAAGCTTTAGAGATTTTAGCTAAAGTGTCTGAAAAATTTGACATTCCAACGGTTACAGATATTCACGAAGTTAGCGATGCTGCAAAGGCTGCACAATATGTAGATGTTTTACAAATACCTGCATTTTTGGTACGTCAAACAGATCTTGTAGTTGCTGCTGCAAAAACAGGTAAGGTTGTTAACCTTAAAAAGGGACAATTTATGAGTCCTGAAGCAATGAAGCATGCGGTACAAAAAGTAAAAGATGCAGGAAGCGACAAAGCTTGGATTACAGATCGTGGGACGATGTTTGGTTACCAAGATATGATTGTGGACTTTAGAGGTATCCCAACAATGCGTCAATATGCACCAACTGTATTGGATGTAACACACTCTTTACAACAACCTAATCAAACTGCTGGTGTCACTGGTGGAAGACCTGATATGATCGAAACTATTGCTCGTGCTGGAATTGTAAATAATGTTGATGGTTTATTTATCGAAACACATTTTGATCCTGCAAATGCAAAAAGTGATGGTGCCAATATGTTACACCTAGATAACTTGGAAGCGTTATTAACTAACTTAACTGCTATTAGAAAGACTATTAATAGCCTATAA
- a CDS encoding GNAT family N-acetyltransferase: protein MLIFKGEKLIAVLPANKVGDTLHSHQGLTYGGLVTHKALKFNEVLEVFKLLLQFLEDHNILYLNIKSLPSIYASGPDSQLAYLMFLLKANVVRRDALSVIDYNFMPESISSNRKRGFKKGQANNLVVKEESSLENFWNAILIPNLKAQHNVKPVHTLEEMTLLQSHFPNNIRQFNVYKGDTIVAGTTIFETKNVAHAQYISANSDKQELGSLDVLFQYLIHTVFKDKLFFDFGTSNVNNGLNINKGLLYWKESFGARMIVHDFYSVSTKNHELLNSVFI, encoded by the coding sequence GTGCTTATTTTTAAAGGTGAAAAACTAATTGCGGTTTTACCAGCTAATAAGGTTGGTGACACACTACATTCTCATCAAGGATTAACGTATGGTGGATTGGTAACACATAAGGCTCTAAAATTTAATGAAGTCTTAGAGGTCTTTAAATTACTTTTACAGTTTTTAGAAGATCACAATATATTGTATTTAAATATCAAGAGTTTACCTTCAATTTATGCTTCAGGACCAGACAGTCAGTTAGCCTATTTAATGTTTTTACTAAAAGCTAATGTAGTAAGGCGTGATGCATTATCTGTTATTGATTATAACTTTATGCCAGAATCGATTTCTAGTAACAGAAAAAGAGGGTTTAAAAAAGGACAAGCCAATAATTTAGTAGTAAAGGAGGAAAGCAGTTTAGAAAATTTTTGGAATGCTATTTTAATACCTAATCTAAAAGCACAACATAATGTCAAACCTGTGCATACTTTAGAAGAAATGACATTGCTGCAATCCCATTTTCCAAATAATATACGACAGTTTAATGTATATAAAGGCGATACCATTGTAGCTGGAACAACTATTTTTGAAACTAAAAACGTCGCACATGCGCAGTACATTTCGGCTAATAGTGATAAGCAAGAACTTGGTAGTTTAGATGTATTGTTTCAATATTTAATACATACCGTTTTTAAGGATAAATTATTTTTTGATTTTGGAACATCAAATGTAAATAATGGATTAAATATTAACAAAGGACTATTGTATTGGAAAGAAAGTTTTGGAGCAAGAATGATTGTGCACGACTTTTATAGTGTTAGCACAAAAAATCACGAATTATTAAATTCAGTGTTTATATGA